One genomic window of Leptospira paudalimensis includes the following:
- a CDS encoding M50 family metallopeptidase translates to MAEKPVKFVIFLSLILSLVAFWDHQFTSYLKEFVVLIHEICHATAALFSGGVVKGIALHGNEGGETIAVPASFRGSFILVVSAGYIGSSIVGAFLLRLGFQGRHARQTMILFGLFLISVSVLYSKLGDLAYFTGIFWGVGILVLGMLGETTSILSLVFLGTSISLYSLYDLSDFAERLAETDAGILAFWMAGLGPEDLQNEEIPTVVLILGYLIATLWSLLSIGIIFMSLRTSLSHDEVHHSPDPVEQFERFPGELSPEAKLWLEKRGVDPESGIVLPPNFFLDPPSKDNQG, encoded by the coding sequence ATGGCAGAAAAACCCGTTAAGTTTGTCATTTTTTTATCGCTTATCCTTAGTTTAGTCGCGTTTTGGGACCACCAATTCACTTCGTACTTAAAAGAGTTTGTGGTTTTGATTCACGAAATCTGCCATGCGACGGCTGCTCTTTTTAGCGGTGGTGTTGTGAAAGGAATCGCTCTACACGGTAATGAAGGTGGAGAGACCATTGCAGTTCCAGCATCCTTTCGAGGTTCTTTTATCTTAGTCGTATCCGCAGGGTACATAGGCTCTTCCATTGTTGGAGCATTTTTATTACGATTGGGATTCCAAGGCCGACATGCTCGCCAAACAATGATTTTATTTGGTTTGTTTCTGATTTCTGTCAGTGTGTTATATTCAAAATTAGGTGATCTAGCTTATTTTACAGGTATTTTCTGGGGAGTTGGAATTTTAGTTCTAGGGATGTTAGGCGAAACGACATCAATCCTATCCCTCGTTTTTTTAGGTACCAGCATTTCTTTGTATTCTTTATATGATTTATCTGATTTTGCGGAACGACTTGCTGAAACCGATGCTGGAATCCTTGCCTTTTGGATGGCTGGACTTGGACCTGAAGATTTACAAAATGAAGAAATCCCAACAGTCGTTTTGATTTTGGGATATTTGATCGCAACACTTTGGTCATTATTAAGCATTGGGATCATTTTTATGTCTCTCCGAACATCTCTTTCTCATGATGAAGTCCACCATTCTCCAGATCCTGTGGAACAATTTGAACGTTTCCCTGGGGAACTCTCACCAGAAGCCAAACTCTGGTTGGAAAAAAGAGGGGTTGATCCGGAAAGTGGGATCGTTTTACCTCCAAATTTCTTCTTAGACCCTCCATCGAAAGACAACCAAGGTTAG
- a CDS encoding UDP-glucuronic acid decarboxylase family protein, translating into MAKRILITGGAGFIGSHLAERLLNAGNKIIVLDNFHTGRKENLTHLLSNPNFELIRHDITDPIKLEVDQIYNMACPASPVHYQSNPIKTVKTNVLGMMNMLGLAKRVKARILQASTSEVYGNPLEHPQTESYWGNVNTIGIRSCYDEGKRVAETLCFDYHRQHGVEIRVIRIFNTYGPRMIPDDGRVVSNFIVQALRGEDITIYGDGSQTRSFCFVDDLVKGIIDMMNVENFVGPVNLGNDGEFTVKELAELVIKETGSKSKIIYLPLPQDDPTRRKPNLSLAKEKLNYTTTVPLVEGVKKTIEYFSKRV; encoded by the coding sequence ATGGCAAAAAGAATTCTCATAACGGGGGGAGCTGGGTTCATCGGGTCTCATTTAGCTGAAAGACTGCTCAATGCTGGAAACAAAATCATCGTTTTAGACAATTTTCACACTGGTAGAAAAGAAAATCTCACTCACCTACTTTCCAATCCTAATTTTGAACTCATCCGTCACGACATCACTGATCCAATCAAATTAGAAGTGGATCAAATTTATAATATGGCTTGTCCTGCATCACCTGTCCATTACCAAAGTAACCCCATCAAAACCGTAAAAACAAACGTTTTAGGTATGATGAATATGTTGGGCCTTGCCAAACGTGTCAAAGCAAGGATCCTACAAGCAAGTACTTCGGAAGTTTATGGTAATCCGCTCGAGCACCCTCAAACGGAATCGTATTGGGGAAATGTGAATACCATCGGAATTCGTAGTTGTTACGATGAAGGGAAACGTGTGGCAGAAACTTTATGTTTTGATTACCACAGACAACATGGGGTTGAAATCCGAGTCATTCGCATTTTTAATACGTATGGCCCGAGAATGATACCCGATGATGGACGTGTTGTTAGTAATTTTATCGTACAAGCGTTACGCGGTGAAGACATCACGATTTATGGTGATGGAAGCCAAACTCGGTCTTTTTGTTTTGTGGATGATCTCGTAAAAGGTATCATCGATATGATGAACGTTGAAAATTTTGTGGGTCCTGTGAATCTAGGTAACGACGGTGAATTTACTGTCAAAGAACTAGCAGAACTAGTGATCAAAGAAACTGGAAGTAAATCAAAAATAATTTACCTTCCACTCCCTCAAGATGATCCAACAAGAAGAAAACCAAACCTAAGTTTGGCGAAAGAAAAACTGAATTATACTACCACCGTTCCACTTGTGGAAGGTGTAAAAAAAACCATCGAATATTTTAGCAAAAGAGTATAA